Proteins found in one Nostoc sp. NIES-3756 genomic segment:
- a CDS encoding GIY-YIG nuclease family protein, which produces MEETVHDNFFKNVTVVTATISATDYLPETSGIYAFYHAFDFLENKLFENIDTRIKNTVFKTKFAEEDNRSKFIVDICGESVGLSQKMEQFIKAVSQPKERRILKNLLISCSILQRPDYIGTASNLRDRFIQHLERDDGFFSKYANVRPNDEFLFVCLPCPKNISRELESLLIQLCQPRFNTQRS; this is translated from the coding sequence ATGGAAGAAACAGTACACGACAACTTTTTCAAAAATGTTACTGTCGTAACAGCGACTATATCTGCAACAGATTATCTTCCTGAAACATCAGGTATTTATGCTTTTTACCATGCTTTTGATTTCTTAGAAAACAAATTATTTGAAAATATAGATACTCGAATCAAAAATACAGTTTTTAAAACTAAGTTTGCTGAAGAAGATAATAGAAGCAAGTTCATTGTCGATATTTGTGGAGAATCAGTTGGTTTGTCTCAAAAAATGGAGCAATTTATCAAAGCTGTTTCTCAACCTAAAGAGCGAAGAATATTGAAAAATCTTCTTATTTCATGCAGTATTCTCCAGCGCCCAGATTACATTGGTACTGCAAGTAACTTAAGAGATAGATTTATTCAGCATTTGGAGCGAGATGATGGGTTTTTCTCAAAGTATGCAAATGTAAGACCTAATGATGAATTTCTCTTCGTTTGTTTACCTTGCCCAAAAAACATTTCAAGAGAGTTGGAAAGTTTATTAATTCAGTTATGTCAGCCTAGATTTAATACACAGAGGAGTTAA